The DNA region CTTCCGATCGATCACATAGGTTTTTGCATGCAGACTGGCGCGCGAGCGCGAGCCGGCGAAGCCCACGCGCGGCGAGTTCTGCTGCGGCTTGAATTCGTATAACTCGACGCCCTGGCGCAGCAGCGGCACGCGAAACGGACTGTAGCCGGCCTGCACGGCGACCGCGTCGGTGGCGGCGAGCGAGTTGGTCAGCACGGCGATGCGCACGCCGCGATGCGTCAGTTCGCCGGCTGTCTTCACACCGGCGTCATGCGGCACGAAGTAAGGCGAGATGACGAGGAAGTCTTTCTGCGCATCGCGCATCAATTCGCCGAGCCGCTGCATGGGCGGGCTCACATAGTCCGGCGACGGATGCACGATCTTCTCCGGCAAGTCCGCTTTGAACTCGGCCGGCGCCCAGGTGAGGCTGAGCTGATCTTTGGCGATCTGCGAAGCGAGCGGGGTGGCGTTCAGCGGTTTCGCGTTGTACGGATCGGCGTTGGTGCGCCAGTGCTGGCGCAACTCGTCGCGAGTCTGGTCCAGTTCCTTGGCGTCGAATGTCTGCTTGTTCAGCACGCGCAACGGATAGGAGATGCTGCTGTTCCAGTAGTCGTCGAAGCTCGCGGAGATGTCGGCGGTGATGGGACCCGCGGCCAGCACGTCGAGATCGCGGAACTGCAGCGTTTCGCTCGCGCTGAAATATTCGTCGCCGAGATTGCGGCCGCCCACGATCGCCAACTGATTGTCCGCGATCATCGCCTTGTTATGCATGCGGCGCGTGAAATGGCCGATTTGCGTGAACACGTTCGTGGTGCGTTCGAACATGCCTTCCTGCGCGCTGCCGAACGGATTGAACACGCGAATCTCGATGTT from Paraburkholderia aromaticivorans includes:
- a CDS encoding phospholipase D family protein; this encodes MPSHPDQSRAALQRQRALRGPHGKSAWGTTRQFFLLCCATALLAACATRPPATEFDRHVTHALPVTETTPLRTALAPLEAAHPDQSGFRILPNGTDALQMRIALARAATRTLDMQYYIANEDTTGKLLLGAALYAADHGVRVRMLVDDLNFKDIDRIMAGLNSHENIEIRVFNPFGSAQEGMFERTTNVFTQIGHFTRRMHNKAMIADNQLAIVGGRNLGDEYFSASETLQFRDLDVLAAGPITADISASFDDYWNSSISYPLRVLNKQTFDAKELDQTRDELRQHWRTNADPYNAKPLNATPLASQIAKDQLSLTWAPAEFKADLPEKIVHPSPDYVSPPMQRLGELMRDAQKDFLVISPYFVPHDAGVKTAGELTHRGVRIAVLTNSLAATDAVAVQAGYSPFRVPLLRQGVELYEFKPQQNSPRVGFAGSRSRASLHAKTYVIDRKILVIGSMNLDPRSANLNTELALVIHSPPLAEQVAQIFERATSPEESYRVTLADDAQLAYLRSIGAPLSPLVWSDVEDGTRRTYIFDPQAGLYRNALTGLFSLLPVNAEL